Sequence from the Corallincola holothuriorum genome:
CGGTATCGCCTGGGAAGATCCACTAGGGCTTGATATTGGCGACGTCAGTAACAGCGAAGAGACAGCGGAAGCTTTTGGTTTCGAAACCGGTACCTTAACCAATTTGGAAGCGGGTTTTAAAACCCGGGCGGCGGCGTTTGCCTACCTGCTGTTTATTTTGCTCTATACCCCATGCGCAGCTGTATTGGGGGCTATGTCAGGTGAATTCGGTAACCGCTGGACCGCATTCTCTGCAGTGTACACCTTTGCCTTAGCTTACGCCGTGGCGACGCTGTTTTATCAACTAAGTCAGTTTGCGCTGCAACCTTTGACTTCCACATTGTGGATCAGCCTGATCTTTGTGGTGTCGGCTCTCGTTGTCTGGTTGCTCAGAAGAATGAAACAGCCAGCAAAGATGGGCGTTGGCGATATTCCGGTCATGATCAGAGAATAAGCCTGCTCCATGGGGTTATCTTTGAATGAAAGCGGTGAGCATGCTCACCGCTTTTTTTTGCTGCAGATTTATTTCACCGTTTACCTGTTGCCTGCAAATACCACCATGACTTTGTCATCTTCCGTTTGACGACTAAAGCTGTAAGGCGCGGCATTTAGTTGTCTATGTTGTCCGCTACCGATCGCAGGATGTCGCTGGCGAAATTGGCCTAAGATCTGCCAATGCTTGAGCAGTGCTGCTCGTGCTCCCGTGAGCTCATTCCAGTTCATGTCAGAGCGGGATGTCAGCATCCACCTCTGGGGTGGATTTTTCCGGGTAGGACTTCCTTACTACTTAATCCTTACTGCTTAATCCTTGCGGCTTAATTTGGCCGCGATGACTTTGGCCGCCTTGCGGTCGTTGATATCTAATTTACTGTAGATATGGTTCACATGGCTTTTGATAGTGGAGAGAGCCACATGCATCTGTGCGGCGATCTGCTCGTTGGAGTAACCACGACCAATGCCTTGCAATACCTGCCACTCTTTTTTGGTCAGGCGTTCGTCAGGGGGTAAGACTGGGGGACTTGTTTGTTTGGCAGTTTGCATCGTCAACTGCTGCCAGCATGCGAGACTATCCAGCGCCTTGGCGTTGTCTTTAAAGTCATTGTTTAATTTTCGCCAAAGGCTCAGGCCCTGCTCACCCAACAGCAAGAACTCGGCGATATACCTCTGTTCCAGCCAGGCTTGAATCGTCTTTGTTACGCTTTTGAGTGATGCCGAGTTACCTTTGTTCCATTCGGTCATGGCCTCTATCCAGCGCAGTTGCGCAGCCACCTGACAGGCGCCAATTTCGTCCCAGTAGGGCGCTTGCAGCGAAAAGTCATGGGGTAACACTTGCCCTGCCAGCAGGCGGTTTCTGCCGAACAGCAAGTTATCCTGCAGATCGGGGATGGTTTTGGGTGACTTGTGCCAACTCAGTTGTTGTTCAAGCTGCCGCAGTTTTTCTTTTTCACCGCGCCACTGAAAGCACATCTGCAGTACTGTGCGTGCGCGATGGCGCCATTGGCGACACATAAAGTCATTGGCTAATCGAGTTTCCAGATCGGAGATTAAGGATGAGGTGGGTTTGCCCTGCAGTAGCGCAATGGCCAAACGCCATGTGACGTAAGGAAACAGCCAATAATCGCCTCTCGGATGGGTTAATTCTTCCCCGCGTTCCAATGCTTTCTGTGCGCTGCTAAGGTCTCCTTGTTGCAGGTAGATCTCAACTAAGGTGCGTTGAATAGCATCGTACAGGTGGTCGCTGAGCAGTTGTCGTTGCTGCGCGAGCTCATGGGCCTGCTCGGCTAATGCCTGTGCTTTCTGGATATGCCCGCGGATCTGCGCCACATTGGCTAGCCGTAAGGTAGCCGCCAGTGCGATATGGTGCTGATGTTCGGTGTTGGCCAGGGGCTGCAGGTGTTGCAGTTGCTTTGCTGCGTCATCGACCTGACCTAGCCATAGTAACGCCATGGCACGGGTAAACATGGCAGACAATCTGTCGTGGGGAAGTGTCAACAGAGGCAGTGCCTGCTCGGCATAACGTAATGCTTCTGCTAACAGGTCAAACTGATAGTGAGTCTCAGCCTGTAGCACTTTAAATCGTGCGACCTGCGGTTCATCCCATTCTGGCAAGGGCAATTGCTGCACCCATTGGTTACTCAGACCACTGTCTTTTTGTGCTTCGAGCAACCACCA
This genomic interval carries:
- a CDS encoding LuxR C-terminal-related transcriptional regulator, with protein sequence MIATEALAVSSLDAAPCTNELSPLDPLWQLNPALANPPNTRITLLHAPTGYGKSSLAMHWLSQWQGCCFGIKLDPSDNLLSAFVIHLTQVLNLPTIAAEQELSQASDNAILSVLKAQLQQWQPSQPALLVCDNLHLITEPSIQQLLLFLFDLGLFKLILCSRHAHADWLSHYDLQGELSVVDRHDLQLSMAQVTALTQSVDTNLSTEWQQQTQQALQGWPAPWRMVLRLCGRGVPSDQVDLDEIGANLSDYLVQQTIQPLPPAQQHLLLSLVPFAQFDDALLTALDPQQPHKAWLSKLILEQLFISRTDTGQYQMVPFFRQALNHYLVINDPERLEIANHNACRALLKRQQWHAAAELVKQQHSPMLAIDWLESVGWHCFHLAHYRLLDDVFSLLSTEQKQHHPEIALLYGWWLLEAQKDSGLSNQWVQQLPLPEWDEPQVARFKVLQAETHYQFDLLAEALRYAEQALPLLTLPHDRLSAMFTRAMALLWLGQVDDAAKQLQHLQPLANTEHQHHIALAATLRLANVAQIRGHIQKAQALAEQAHELAQQRQLLSDHLYDAIQRTLVEIYLQQGDLSSAQKALERGEELTHPRGDYWLFPYVTWRLAIALLQGKPTSSLISDLETRLANDFMCRQWRHRARTVLQMCFQWRGEKEKLRQLEQQLSWHKSPKTIPDLQDNLLFGRNRLLAGQVLPHDFSLQAPYWDEIGACQVAAQLRWIEAMTEWNKGNSASLKSVTKTIQAWLEQRYIAEFLLLGEQGLSLWRKLNNDFKDNAKALDSLACWQQLTMQTAKQTSPPVLPPDERLTKKEWQVLQGIGRGYSNEQIAAQMHVALSTIKSHVNHIYSKLDINDRKAAKVIAAKLSRKD